The Prevotella melaninogenica ATCC 25845 genome includes a window with the following:
- a CDS encoding glycosyltransferase family 2 protein, whose product MPKISILVAVYNTAAYLPQCLDSLLSQTLKDIEVLCVDDASTDKSLDILHQYAEKDERVKVFALKENRGQAHARNVGLSHATGDYIGFVDSDDWLSREALEKVCESFRDDVDSVLFRVLYAYPDGRMRDYEMSPFTTMTGDEAFRASLTWQIHGCYVVRNSIHMAHPYDESQRAYSDDNTTRIHYYYSRKVAYCEGVYYYRQQPVSTTHNISVRRFDFLLANESMRRQLLSLGASEETLRCFETVRWLNLVGLYMFYFLHRHELSAADRQHGLSVMHHVWQTINLRQVSPSIKRKFGYLPLRCSWSLFRLQEELYFCLRGLVGRNRE is encoded by the coding sequence ATGCCAAAGATTAGTATACTTGTAGCCGTTTATAACACCGCAGCTTACCTACCGCAATGCCTTGACTCGCTGTTGTCGCAGACTTTAAAGGACATTGAGGTTCTTTGTGTCGATGATGCGTCAACGGATAAGTCATTGGATATTCTCCATCAGTATGCTGAAAAGGACGAGCGTGTGAAGGTTTTTGCGCTAAAAGAGAATAGAGGACAAGCCCATGCCCGCAACGTTGGACTGTCTCATGCCACAGGCGATTACATTGGTTTTGTGGATAGTGACGACTGGCTTAGTCGAGAAGCTTTGGAGAAGGTGTGCGAATCTTTCCGAGATGATGTCGATAGTGTTCTGTTTCGTGTTCTTTATGCTTATCCCGACGGACGTATGAGGGACTATGAAATGTCGCCATTCACGACGATGACAGGCGATGAGGCTTTTCGGGCGAGTCTTACTTGGCAGATTCATGGTTGCTATGTTGTACGTAATAGTATTCACATGGCGCACCCATACGATGAGTCGCAGCGGGCATACAGCGATGATAACACCACACGTATTCATTATTATTATTCGCGTAAGGTGGCTTATTGTGAGGGAGTTTATTATTATCGTCAGCAACCAGTTTCCACAACACATAACATCAGTGTTCGCCGTTTCGACTTTCTCTTAGCGAACGAGAGTATGCGTCGTCAGCTCCTTTCCTTGGGTGCATCTGAGGAGACTCTTCGTTGTTTCGAGACGGTGAGATGGCTCAATTTAGTGGGTCTTTACATGTTCTATTTCCTTCATCGCCATGAACTCTCCGCAGCCGACCGCCAGCATGGTTTGTCTGTCATGCACCATGTTTGGCAAACCATCAATCTTCGGCAAGTAAGTCCTTCAATCAAAAGGAAGTTCGGTTATCTGCCCCTCCGCTGTTCGTGGTCCCTTTTCCGTTTGCAGGAAGAGTTGTATTTTTGTTTGAGAGGGCTTGTGGGGCGGAATAGGGAGTAA
- a CDS encoding oligosaccharide flippase family protein has product MKKASNTDSYLHILKYISLFGGVQVLNVLIGIVRNKFVAMLLGPQGVGLISLFNSTTKLISDSTNFGISMSAVRNISEDYDQNDEEKLTEDIALVRSWSLLAALLGFFICIFLSPLLSRYTFAWDGHTLHFILLSPCVALTALAGGELAILKGVRKLRALAAISVYNVLGALVLTVPLYYFFGDAAIVPSLVLMALVQLLLTIMVSCRLYPFRVSFQKTFLDKGWGMIRLGTAFVFAGILGSGADLIIRSYLNNVSDIATVGFYNSAFMMTMVYAGMIFSAMETDYFPRLSGANNLKFTFNQIVNRQIEVTLLLISPLLTFFLLFLPQLILFLYSDKFLPALSMAQVLVLAMYVRAIRLPVEYIPLAKGDSKSYLLLEGSYDIFLVSLVLLGFWKWGLFGAGLGIAVTGLLNLVCVYGYAYARYGYRLSSSVMRYAALHFSIGLLVLFCVRSDDEWMRWGVASLLCVVSTIVSLRVMKAKSGLWNALISKVKNKFVRHAKD; this is encoded by the coding sequence ATGAAAAAAGCCTCTAATACTGACAGCTATTTGCATATCTTGAAGTACATCAGCCTCTTTGGTGGTGTACAGGTGCTGAATGTGCTGATTGGTATCGTTCGCAACAAGTTTGTTGCCATGTTGCTCGGACCGCAGGGAGTAGGACTTATCTCGCTTTTTAATTCCACAACCAAGCTCATCAGCGACTCTACGAACTTTGGAATATCTATGAGTGCTGTGCGCAATATATCAGAAGATTACGACCAGAACGATGAGGAGAAGCTGACGGAAGACATTGCTCTTGTGCGTTCATGGAGCCTGCTTGCTGCCTTGTTGGGATTCTTTATCTGTATCTTCCTGAGTCCGTTGCTTAGCCGTTACACCTTTGCATGGGACGGACATACGCTTCATTTCATTCTTCTTTCTCCTTGTGTAGCATTGACTGCCTTAGCTGGAGGCGAGCTTGCTATCCTCAAGGGAGTCCGTAAGCTGCGTGCCTTAGCCGCTATATCGGTGTATAACGTGTTAGGTGCCTTAGTATTAACCGTTCCACTTTATTATTTCTTTGGTGATGCAGCCATTGTTCCTTCGTTGGTATTGATGGCATTGGTGCAACTCTTATTGACAATAATGGTTTCTTGTCGGCTCTATCCTTTCCGTGTTTCCTTCCAAAAAACGTTCTTAGACAAGGGTTGGGGCATGATTCGTTTGGGTACAGCCTTTGTCTTTGCAGGTATCTTGGGCTCTGGTGCCGACCTGATTATCCGCAGCTATCTCAATAATGTTTCGGATATAGCAACCGTGGGTTTCTATAATTCAGCCTTCATGATGACGATGGTTTATGCTGGTATGATCTTCTCAGCAATGGAAACTGACTACTTTCCGCGCCTTTCTGGGGCAAACAACTTGAAGTTTACTTTTAATCAGATTGTCAACCGACAGATAGAAGTGACACTCCTGCTCATCTCTCCTTTGCTTACTTTCTTCCTCTTATTCCTGCCCCAGCTGATTCTTTTCCTTTATTCCGATAAGTTCCTTCCAGCCCTCAGCATGGCGCAGGTGTTGGTGTTGGCGATGTATGTACGTGCTATCCGCCTCCCTGTAGAGTATATTCCTTTGGCAAAAGGCGACTCAAAATCCTATCTACTCTTAGAGGGTTCATATGACATCTTCCTTGTTTCACTCGTACTTCTTGGCTTTTGGAAGTGGGGACTCTTTGGTGCAGGATTAGGCATAGCAGTAACAGGTCTGCTCAATCTTGTCTGTGTCTATGGCTATGCTTACGCTCGTTATGGTTATCGTCTGTCCTCATCAGTGATGCGCTATGCCGCACTTCATTTTTCAATCGGACTCCTTGTGCTTTTTTGTGTGCGTTCTGATGACGAGTGGATGCGGTGGGGCGTAGCCAGTTTGTTATGCGTTGTCAGTACGATAGTTTCTCTCCGTGTGATGAAAGCGAAGTCGGGACTATGGAATGCTTTAATCTCTAAAGTGAAGAATAAGTTTGTTCGCCATGCCAAAGATTAG
- a CDS encoding glycosyltransferase family 2 protein, translating to MRLSIIIPIYNVEDTLQRCLESVLTQMDERIEVILIDDGSTDSSGKIAEEMTANKGNCRLIHQKNKGLSAARNAGIEVATGDYLTFVDSDDFVAEGTYDALLAVLAAHPDYDILEYPAILYYGSATRQRLLTFTDTTIGSIRDYWLGGAHLHTYACNKLFRRELFAQTRFPEGRVFEDVYTYPYLLQQAKVVATTAVGLYYYCQNDKGITAQAGGKELNDLLEAHLKHLKLWGELTPAYYQALVNIQLDVYEATHATPILPVLPYKGTLKLFILHLIGLKRLCQLNQFIHKIRKISHS from the coding sequence ATGAGATTATCTATCATCATCCCCATCTATAACGTTGAAGACACACTCCAGAGATGTTTGGAGAGTGTGTTAACACAGATGGATGAGAGGATAGAGGTCATTCTCATTGATGATGGGTCGACGGATTCCTCTGGGAAGATAGCCGAAGAGATGACAGCTAACAAGGGAAATTGTAGGCTTATCCACCAAAAGAACAAGGGTCTTTCGGCAGCAAGAAACGCAGGAATAGAAGTGGCAACAGGGGATTATCTCACCTTTGTCGACTCTGATGACTTCGTTGCTGAAGGTACATACGATGCGTTGTTGGCTGTCTTGGCAGCACATCCAGACTATGATATCCTTGAATATCCTGCTATATTGTATTACGGAAGTGCGACGAGGCAACGGCTGCTGACCTTTACGGACACAACAATCGGTTCTATTCGTGACTATTGGTTGGGCGGGGCTCACCTCCACACCTATGCTTGCAATAAGCTTTTTCGTCGTGAACTCTTTGCACAGACGCGCTTTCCAGAGGGCAGAGTGTTTGAAGATGTCTACACTTATCCTTACTTATTGCAGCAGGCAAAGGTAGTAGCAACTACTGCCGTAGGCTTGTATTACTATTGTCAGAACGACAAAGGCATCACCGCTCAAGCAGGAGGAAAGGAATTGAACGACCTCTTAGAAGCGCATCTTAAGCACCTCAAGCTATGGGGCGAACTGACACCTGCTTACTATCAGGCATTGGTTAATATTCAGTTGGATGTCTACGAGGCTACTCATGCTACCCCTATCCTACCCGTTCTGCCCTATAAAGGAACCTTGAAACTCTTTATTCTCCACTTAATCGGATTAAAACGCTTATGTCAACTCAACCAGTTTATTCACAAAATAAGGAAGATAAGCCACTCGTAA
- a CDS encoding glycosyltransferase family 2 protein, which produces MSTQPVYSQNKEDKPLVSFIVTYYSEPVDMLKECISSILALSLNETERQIIVVDDGADYSPINELLALSSKIVYVRQPNRGLGQARNTGIELAEGSFIQFVDGDDLLLTSAYEQCLDIIRYRETDMVLFQSTDKKTSKPLADAEGPISGTEYMTHNNLRGSVWTFLFRKEILHDLRFPKGILHEDEEFTPQLMLRAENLYFTNNKAYYYRKREGSIMHKRDKRWHIRRLSDAEQVLYRLKERVDYLPVKERIAMERRIAQLTMDHIYNVIRLTHNETHLNHVLQRLSRRGLFPLPDKDYTSKYKWFRRMTNSSFGRKTLIMLLRLKG; this is translated from the coding sequence ATGTCAACTCAACCAGTTTATTCACAAAATAAGGAAGATAAGCCACTCGTAAGCTTCATCGTGACTTACTATAGCGAGCCTGTTGATATGCTAAAAGAGTGTATCAGCAGTATCTTGGCATTGAGTCTGAACGAGACAGAACGCCAGATTATCGTCGTGGATGACGGTGCAGACTATTCGCCTATCAACGAATTGCTTGCGCTTTCATCGAAGATTGTCTACGTTAGGCAGCCTAACCGAGGATTGGGACAAGCACGGAACACTGGAATTGAACTGGCTGAAGGAAGTTTTATTCAGTTTGTTGATGGTGACGATTTGTTGCTGACAAGTGCCTATGAGCAGTGTTTAGATATCATCAGATACCGCGAAACAGATATGGTTTTATTCCAGTCAACTGACAAGAAAACCTCAAAACCGCTTGCTGATGCTGAGGGTCCGATAAGTGGAACGGAGTATATGACACACAATAACCTGCGTGGTTCTGTGTGGACCTTCCTCTTCCGCAAGGAGATTTTGCACGATCTTCGCTTCCCTAAAGGCATACTTCACGAGGATGAAGAGTTTACGCCACAACTCATGTTACGTGCTGAGAACCTTTATTTTACCAATAACAAGGCGTATTACTATCGTAAACGTGAGGGGTCTATCATGCACAAACGTGACAAGCGTTGGCATATCCGCCGCCTATCTGATGCTGAACAGGTACTTTATCGTTTGAAAGAGCGGGTCGACTATCTCCCTGTTAAAGAGCGTATCGCAATGGAACGACGCATCGCCCAACTGACAATGGACCACATTTACAACGTGATAAGGCTGACACATAATGAGACTCATCTCAACCATGTACTACAACGTCTGTCCCGACGTGGGCTTTTCCCGCTGCCCGACAAGGACTATACGAGTAAGTATAAGTGGTTCAGAAGAATGACCAACAGCAGTTTCGGGCGCAAGACATTGATAATGCTGTTAAGGCTAAAGGGTTAA
- a CDS encoding glycosyl transferase yields the protein MKVLLLGEYSNVHNTLARGLRELGHTVTVVSNGDFWKNYPRDIDVSRRSGRLGGMLLMAKIYALLPRLRGYDIVQFINPVFFELKAERLFPLFHYLKKHNKKVVLCGFGMDYYWVNTCSTTMPLRYSDFNIGKELRQNKEAIVEREDWIDTEKGRLNQLMAEQCDAIVTGLYEYWCCYEPYFPKKTTFIPFPIVVGEPPIIADETPEKLNLFIGISKSRSVYKGTDIMLRAAETVKKQYPDRLNLTVVNGLPFDEYVRTMLGSDAIMDQLYSYTPSMNPLEAMAHGIICIGGGEPENYEIIHEPTLRPIINVLPTYESCVRELTRLVNNLSLIPQLRRDSYEYVRKHHEYIKVARQYEELYRGVLREKEY from the coding sequence ATGAAAGTCCTACTATTAGGTGAATATAGCAACGTACATAACACGCTGGCACGAGGCTTGCGTGAACTTGGACATACCGTAACAGTGGTGTCGAATGGGGATTTTTGGAAGAATTACCCACGTGATATTGATGTTTCCAGACGGTCGGGAAGGTTAGGTGGCATGCTTTTAATGGCTAAAATCTATGCTCTATTGCCCCGTCTGCGAGGCTATGACATCGTACAGTTCATCAATCCTGTGTTCTTTGAACTGAAGGCGGAACGGCTCTTTCCGCTCTTTCATTATCTGAAAAAGCATAACAAAAAGGTTGTTCTCTGTGGCTTTGGGATGGATTATTATTGGGTAAACACTTGCTCAACGACGATGCCACTGCGTTACAGCGACTTCAATATCGGTAAGGAACTGCGCCAAAATAAGGAGGCGATAGTCGAGAGAGAGGATTGGATTGATACGGAAAAAGGGCGTCTGAACCAGCTGATGGCTGAACAATGCGACGCTATCGTGACAGGACTCTACGAGTATTGGTGCTGTTATGAGCCGTATTTCCCTAAGAAAACAACCTTCATCCCCTTCCCTATCGTTGTCGGTGAACCGCCTATCATAGCCGATGAAACACCCGAGAAGTTGAATCTTTTTATTGGAATCAGTAAGAGTCGGTCGGTATATAAAGGGACTGATATCATGCTGAGAGCCGCAGAAACGGTGAAGAAACAATATCCCGACCGCCTCAACCTCACTGTTGTTAATGGTCTACCCTTTGACGAATACGTGCGAACAATGCTCGGTTCGGATGCTATCATGGACCAACTCTACAGCTATACGCCCTCGATGAATCCCCTTGAAGCGATGGCACATGGTATTATCTGTATCGGTGGCGGTGAGCCAGAGAACTATGAAATCATCCATGAGCCCACTCTCCGACCTATCATCAACGTCCTCCCGACTTATGAAAGTTGTGTTAGAGAGCTTACTCGCCTCGTCAATAACCTCTCTCTCATTCCACAATTGCGCCGCGATAGCTATGAATATGTGCGCAAGCATCATGAGTATATCAAGGTTGCCCGCCAGTATGAGGAGCTTTATCGGGGGGTGTTAAGGGAGAAGGAATATTAG